GCGGGTGGTGGGTGCCAGTCAACGAGACAGCCATAGCCGATGCGCTACGAGATGCCATAAGCCGGCCGAAGGCGGAACTTTTAGCCATGGGTGAACGAGGCAGGGCGATGGTTGTGAAAGATTTTGGATGGGAGAGAATTGCCGCGCAAATGGCAGCCAGCTATCAGTGGATTTTGGGCAAGGGGGAGAAGCCAGGATGTATTGTTAGTTAAAATAAAATGGATCTCAGAAGTCACGATGGATATTAATCAAAATCGAACAGCCAGGAAATGGTCACGCAAGGAGCTAGCTGGGCGTGTGCTGTGGGCGGCTTTTGGGCCGCTTTTTCGTTGCAGTCCGCGTCTTTGTTGGGAGTGGCGTAACTTCTTATTACGTTTGTTTGGTGCTAAAATAGGGAAGAACGTTCAAATTAATCCCTCAGCGAAAGTATTCATACCGTGGAACTTGGAGATAGGAGACTGGAGCGCGATTGGGTTTGATGTCTTGATCTACAATTTAGGGGTATTGAAGATCGGTGAGAAAGTAACACTATCGCATAAATCACATATTTGCGGAGGAACACACG
This sequence is a window from Oceaniferula flava. Protein-coding genes within it:
- a CDS encoding putative colanic acid biosynthesis acetyltransferase, whose protein sequence is MDINQNRTARKWSRKELAGRVLWAAFGPLFRCSPRLCWEWRNFLLRLFGAKIGKNVQINPSAKVFIPWNLEIGDWSAIGFDVLIYNLGVLKIGEKVTLSHKSHICGGTHDYCDVSLPLIKSDITIEGGAWICAEAFVGPGVTVGEGSVLAARGVAVKDLESWSVYGGNPAKLIKERVLNESNSIV